In one window of Streptomyces sp. FXJ1.172 DNA:
- a CDS encoding glycoside hydrolase family 15 protein produces MNARIEDYALIGDEQTAALVGRDGSIDWLCLPRFDSGACFAKLLGDENHGHWRIAPEGAGVCTRRAYRPDTLVLDTEWETAEGTVRVTDLMPQRDRAPDVVRIVEGVSGHVTVHSTLRLRFDYGSIVPWMRRSDGHRVAVAGPDSVWLRTDPHVDMWGEDFGTHCEFTVAKGQQVAFVLTWHPSHQPRPPLVDPHEALSASVRDWRRWASRCHYDGPYRDAFVRSLITLKALTYAPTGGIVAAATTSLPEEPGGVRNWDYRYCWLRDSTFTLGALLSAGYHKEAEAWRDWLVRAVAGDPAELQIMYGLAGERRLPEWELPWLPGCAQSAPVRVGNGAVDQLQLDVYGEVMDSLSLARAGGLPTRPHMWAIQRSLMEFLASAWRQPDEGLWEVRGGRRQFVHSKVMVWVAADRAVRTLEEHPELRGDLDGWRAMRDEVHREVCEQGYDPRRNTFTQYYGSRELDAALLMIPLVGFLPPDDPRVTGTVDAIRADLDHGGLLRRYDTDAVGVDGMPGGEGAFLACSFWLAQALHATGREEEARGLFERLVGLTNDVGLLAEEYDPDLRCQVGNFPQAFSHIALVNTALTLFGGDQAG; encoded by the coding sequence GTGAACGCGCGCATCGAGGACTACGCACTCATCGGCGACGAGCAGACGGCGGCCCTGGTCGGCCGGGACGGCTCGATCGACTGGCTGTGTCTGCCCCGCTTCGACTCCGGTGCCTGCTTCGCGAAGCTGCTGGGCGACGAGAACCACGGCCACTGGCGGATCGCGCCCGAGGGCGCCGGTGTGTGCACCCGGCGCGCCTACCGGCCCGACACCCTCGTCCTCGACACCGAGTGGGAGACGGCGGAGGGCACCGTACGCGTCACCGACCTGATGCCGCAGCGCGACCGCGCGCCCGACGTCGTGCGCATAGTGGAGGGCGTCAGCGGGCACGTCACCGTCCACAGCACGCTCCGCCTGCGGTTCGACTACGGCTCGATCGTGCCGTGGATGCGCCGCTCCGACGGCCACCGGGTCGCCGTGGCCGGGCCGGACTCGGTGTGGCTGCGCACCGATCCCCACGTGGACATGTGGGGCGAGGACTTCGGCACCCACTGCGAGTTCACCGTCGCCAAGGGCCAGCAGGTCGCGTTCGTGCTGACCTGGCACCCCTCGCACCAGCCGCGTCCCCCGCTCGTCGACCCCCATGAGGCGCTGAGCGCCAGTGTCCGGGACTGGCGGCGCTGGGCCTCCCGCTGCCACTACGACGGGCCGTACCGGGACGCCTTCGTGCGGTCCCTGATCACGCTCAAGGCCCTCACCTACGCCCCGACGGGCGGGATCGTCGCCGCGGCCACCACCTCACTGCCGGAAGAGCCGGGCGGGGTGCGCAACTGGGACTACCGCTACTGCTGGCTGCGCGACTCCACGTTCACCCTCGGCGCCCTGCTCTCGGCCGGTTACCACAAGGAGGCCGAGGCCTGGCGCGACTGGCTGGTGCGCGCGGTCGCGGGCGACCCGGCGGAGCTGCAGATCATGTACGGCCTGGCCGGCGAGCGACGGCTGCCGGAGTGGGAGCTGCCCTGGCTGCCCGGCTGCGCGCAGTCCGCCCCGGTGCGGGTGGGCAACGGCGCCGTCGACCAGCTCCAGCTGGACGTGTACGGCGAGGTCATGGACTCGCTGTCGCTGGCCCGCGCCGGCGGGCTGCCGACCAGACCGCACATGTGGGCGATCCAGCGCTCGCTGATGGAGTTCCTGGCGTCGGCCTGGCGCCAGCCCGACGAGGGCCTGTGGGAGGTGCGCGGCGGCCGGCGCCAGTTCGTGCACTCGAAGGTGATGGTGTGGGTGGCCGCCGACCGCGCCGTACGGACGCTGGAGGAACACCCGGAACTGCGCGGCGATCTGGACGGCTGGCGGGCCATGCGCGACGAGGTGCACCGGGAGGTGTGCGAGCAGGGCTACGACCCCCGGCGCAACACGTTCACGCAGTACTACGGTTCGCGCGAGCTGGACGCCGCCCTGCTGATGATCCCCCTCGTCGGATTCCTGCCGCCCGACGATCCGCGCGTGACCGGCACGGTCGACGCGATCCGCGCGGACCTGGACCACGGCGGCCTCCTGCGCCGCTACGACACCGACGCGGTCGGCGTCGACGGGATGCCGGGCGGCGAGGGTGCCTTCCTGGCCTGCTCGTTCTGGCTCGCGCAGGCCCTGCACGCGACCGGCCGCGAGGAGGAGGCCCGGGGGCTGTTCGAGCGGCTGGTGGGCCTCACCAACGACGTGGGGCTGCTGGCGGAGGAGTACGACCCGGACCTGCGCTGCCAGGTGGGCAACTTCCCGCAGGCCTTCAGCCATATCGCCCTGGTGAACACCGCGCTCACACTGTTCGGGGGCGACCAGGCAGGATAG
- a CDS encoding DEDDh family exonuclease yields the protein MLEDRATAVSSPTQWPTAYPKGYAVVDVETTGLARDDRIISAAVYRLDERGEVEDHWYTLVNPERDPGPVWIHGLTSEVLEAAPLFADIAEEFAARLDGRVLVAHNAVFDWQMIAREYARAKREAPVRQRLCTIALSKELDLPLPNFKLESLAAHFGVVQQRAHHALDDARVLAEAFRPSLRAAAAGGVRLPLLECRPLTEWSDRPVPRQSSGGYGGYRPGSWRPSRKRPACPHPNPGRYEDGKRLKQGMRVAFSGDTSVDRELLEDRATEAGLHVASSISRLTSLLVTNDPDSGTSKVVKARQFGTPVLDEAAFGQLLRDVEPADE from the coding sequence ATGCTCGAAGACCGTGCGACCGCAGTGTCCTCCCCCACCCAGTGGCCGACCGCGTATCCGAAGGGATACGCGGTCGTTGACGTGGAGACCACCGGCCTGGCCCGGGACGACCGGATCATCTCGGCCGCCGTCTACCGGCTGGACGAGCGCGGCGAGGTCGAGGACCACTGGTACACGCTGGTCAACCCGGAGCGCGATCCGGGACCCGTGTGGATACACGGTCTGACGAGCGAGGTGCTCGAAGCGGCACCGCTGTTCGCGGACATCGCGGAGGAGTTCGCCGCGCGGCTGGACGGCCGGGTGCTCGTCGCGCACAACGCCGTCTTCGACTGGCAGATGATCGCGCGGGAGTACGCGCGCGCGAAGCGCGAGGCGCCGGTGCGTCAGCGGCTGTGCACCATCGCGCTGTCGAAGGAGCTGGACCTGCCGCTGCCCAACTTCAAGCTGGAGTCGCTGGCGGCGCACTTCGGCGTCGTACAGCAGCGGGCGCACCACGCGCTGGACGACGCGCGCGTGCTGGCGGAGGCGTTCCGGCCCAGCCTGCGGGCCGCGGCGGCGGGCGGCGTACGGCTGCCGCTGCTGGAGTGCCGGCCGCTGACGGAGTGGTCGGACCGCCCGGTGCCCCGGCAGTCGAGCGGCGGCTACGGCGGCTACCGCCCGGGCAGTTGGCGCCCGTCCCGGAAGCGGCCCGCCTGCCCTCACCCCAACCCCGGGCGGTACGAAGACGGCAAACGACTCAAACAGGGCATGCGGGTGGCGTTCTCCGGGGACACCTCCGTCGACCGCGAGCTGCTGGAGGACCGGGCGACCGAGGCCGGGCTGCATGTGGCGTCCAGCATCTCCCGGCTGACCAGCCTGCTGGTCACAAACGACCCCGACTCGGGCACGTCCAAGGTGGTCAAGGCGCGGCAGTTCGGCACACCGGTCCTCGACGAGGCCGCCTTCGGACAGCTGCTGCGGGACGTCGAGCCGGCCGACGAATGA
- the amaP gene encoding alkaline shock response membrane anchor protein AmaP has product MRTGRLNRVLLALVGLLLLVLGGAVLAVGLGAPVPSWWIHTGSHDVLLTRAERTRWRHTTWWWPAVLAGLAAVVLLALWWLTTVPRRRRLTEILVDTGDGDCALLRGRALESALAQEAVQQEGVAHAEVVLRGRRTAPTARIWLQLEPHVDPSTALNGFTTQALAHARESARLESLPAEVSLRAVKHRAERVT; this is encoded by the coding sequence ATGCGTACGGGCCGCCTCAACCGCGTCCTGCTGGCCCTCGTCGGCCTGCTCCTGCTCGTGCTCGGCGGGGCGGTGCTGGCCGTCGGCCTGGGCGCGCCGGTCCCCTCCTGGTGGATCCACACCGGCTCGCACGACGTCCTGCTGACCCGGGCCGAACGCACCCGCTGGCGGCACACCACCTGGTGGTGGCCGGCCGTCCTCGCCGGCCTCGCCGCCGTGGTCCTGCTCGCCCTGTGGTGGCTGACGACGGTCCCGCGCCGCCGCCGGCTGACCGAGATCCTGGTCGACACCGGCGACGGCGACTGCGCCCTCCTGCGCGGCAGGGCCCTGGAATCGGCACTCGCCCAGGAGGCCGTCCAGCAGGAGGGGGTGGCCCACGCCGAGGTCGTCCTGCGCGGCCGTCGCACGGCACCCACGGCAAGGATCTGGCTCCAACTGGAGCCGCACGTGGACCCGTCGACGGCCCTGAACGGCTTCACGACCCAGGCCCTCGCCCACGCGCGCGAGTCGGCACGGCTGGAGTCCCTGCCGGCGGAGGTGAGCCTGAGAGCGGTCAAGCACCGTGCGGAAAGGGTCACTTGA
- a CDS encoding acetoacetate decarboxylase family protein — translation MARARVRYGARTEREIAATRGASARLPGIWSTGVVAVWESDPDAVAAVLPPPLKPTGHPLVRVNISKVDLPGHPLGAGSFAVAAAHGTVEGWYPLVMPMTQERALTGGREVFGEPKKLGEVTVERDGPSVRAALARHGIAFVEVRGAVGGDLPVPGPAPRTDFYFKFLPAVDGSGFDTDPVLVHCVRHERVRRLERITGEVVLRESPYDPVADLPVLRLREITIGEKTSDQSGRVAERVDARALLPYVHQRYDDPLQAHDAPPEGS, via the coding sequence ATGGCACGTGCACGCGTACGGTACGGCGCACGGACCGAGCGGGAGATCGCCGCCACGCGCGGCGCGAGCGCGCGGCTTCCCGGGATCTGGTCCACCGGAGTGGTGGCCGTCTGGGAGAGCGACCCGGACGCCGTCGCGGCGGTGCTGCCGCCGCCCCTCAAACCCACCGGCCACCCGCTCGTCCGGGTGAACATCAGCAAGGTCGACCTGCCCGGACACCCGCTCGGCGCCGGCTCGTTCGCGGTCGCCGCCGCCCACGGCACGGTCGAGGGCTGGTACCCGCTGGTCATGCCGATGACCCAGGAGCGGGCCCTCACCGGCGGGCGCGAGGTCTTCGGCGAGCCCAAGAAACTCGGCGAGGTGACGGTCGAGCGCGACGGCCCCTCCGTGCGCGCGGCCCTGGCCCGGCACGGCATCGCCTTCGTCGAGGTGCGCGGCGCGGTCGGCGGCGACCTGCCCGTGCCCGGGCCCGCCCCGAGGACCGACTTCTACTTCAAGTTCCTTCCCGCCGTGGACGGTTCCGGCTTCGACACCGACCCGGTCCTCGTGCACTGCGTGCGCCACGAAAGGGTGCGCCGGCTGGAGCGGATCACCGGCGAGGTCGTCCTGCGCGAGTCGCCGTACGACCCGGTGGCCGACCTGCCGGTGCTGCGCCTGCGTGAGATCACCATCGGTGAGAAGACCAGCGACCAGAGCGGCCGGGTCGCCGAACGCGTCGACGCCCGGGCCCTGCTGCCGTACGTCCACCAGCGGTACGACGATCCGCTCCAGGCCCACGACGCACCGCCCGAGGGGAGCTGA
- a CDS encoding nucleopolyhedrovirus P10 family protein produces the protein MTADRWAQTVRQHVGLGRLLPLGGPRDGAWIAEGAAVAVVERAAADELPGVRLGTLRLALADPDDVHEPVVPPPPAALPPGPLRLTADFAATAAEPLPAVASRLRRTLAAAATRRLGLVVREVDLRVTDLLDAPEPPRQVRAPRPVPAGEPSDPDEARAATAALSVPGVRGLTAVLGRGVRLQERTAGTTALPHRHARVELTADADHRAVEVARGVRTAVREALEDRPTVAVLITSVG, from the coding sequence ATGACGGCGGACCGGTGGGCACAGACGGTGCGGCAGCACGTGGGGCTGGGCAGGCTGCTGCCGCTCGGCGGCCCGCGTGACGGCGCGTGGATCGCGGAGGGGGCGGCCGTGGCCGTGGTGGAGCGCGCGGCGGCTGACGAACTGCCCGGCGTGCGCCTGGGCACGCTACGGCTCGCGCTCGCCGATCCGGACGATGTGCACGAGCCGGTCGTACCGCCCCCGCCGGCCGCGCTGCCGCCGGGCCCGCTGCGCCTGACGGCGGACTTCGCGGCGACGGCCGCCGAACCTCTGCCCGCGGTGGCGTCCCGCCTGCGGCGGACACTGGCCGCGGCCGCGACCCGCCGGCTCGGGCTGGTGGTGCGGGAGGTGGACCTACGGGTGACCGACCTGCTGGACGCGCCGGAGCCGCCCCGGCAGGTACGCGCTCCGCGGCCGGTGCCTGCCGGGGAGCCCTCGGACCCGGACGAGGCACGGGCGGCGACGGCCGCGCTGTCCGTCCCGGGCGTGCGGGGGCTGACCGCCGTCCTCGGCCGCGGGGTACGTCTTCAGGAGCGCACGGCCGGTACGACGGCACTGCCGCACCGGCACGCGCGCGTGGAACTGACGGCCGACGCGGACCACCGGGCCGTCGAGGTGGCCCGGGGGGTCCGCACGGCCGTGCGGGAGGCACTGGAGGACCGGCCGACGGTGGCGGTGTTGATCACCTCGGTCGGCTGA
- a CDS encoding TetR/AcrR family transcriptional regulator has protein sequence MTIEARGTLTREAVLEAAAVLVKEHGADALTMRRLAAELGTAVTSIYWHVGGREALLDALVERTVAELGEIRASGRTPEQRVTGVARALRRQLRGHPHLVALVHERGLTDRMFLPAQRVLVREAHAAGLRGARAAEFVRAVQFQVVGHVLVERNRERAPAQHPGEEELWGAETTGDDPALARALARPVDTERLFVTSLRALVRSLLPQHPPHPHAHPAGPPEEHGPGTHA, from the coding sequence ATGACGATCGAGGCGCGGGGCACGCTGACCCGGGAGGCGGTGCTGGAGGCCGCGGCGGTCCTGGTGAAGGAGCACGGGGCGGACGCGCTCACCATGCGCAGGCTCGCCGCCGAACTGGGGACGGCGGTGACGTCGATCTACTGGCACGTGGGCGGCCGTGAGGCGCTGCTCGACGCCCTGGTGGAGCGGACCGTGGCCGAACTGGGCGAGATCCGCGCGTCCGGACGCACCCCCGAGCAGCGCGTGACCGGCGTCGCGCGCGCCCTGCGCCGGCAACTGCGCGGCCATCCGCATCTGGTGGCCCTGGTGCACGAGCGGGGGCTGACCGACCGGATGTTCCTGCCCGCCCAGCGGGTCCTGGTGCGCGAGGCGCACGCGGCCGGGCTGCGCGGCGCCCGGGCGGCCGAGTTCGTCCGGGCCGTGCAGTTCCAGGTCGTCGGGCACGTGCTGGTGGAGCGCAACCGCGAGCGGGCCCCGGCACAGCATCCCGGCGAGGAGGAACTGTGGGGTGCCGAGACCACCGGGGACGATCCGGCGCTGGCCCGTGCGCTGGCCCGCCCGGTGGACACGGAGCGGCTGTTCGTGACGTCCCTACGCGCGCTGGTGCGGTCCCTGCTGCCGCAGCACCCTCCTCACCCGCACGCCCACCCGGCCGGGCCGCCCGAAGAGCACGGGCCCGGCACGCACGCGTGA
- a CDS encoding SURF1 family cytochrome oxidase biogenesis protein, with amino-acid sequence MHRYRFLLSVQWVILTLVAIALIPTMIRLGFWQQHRYEERTARNNLVSSALHARPVPVEQLSSPGHAVTRTERYRTVTATGTFDTARQEVVRRRTNADGEVGYHVLTPFVLTDGKVLLVNRGWIPADGAQTAFPKIPAPPAGRTTVTGRLMADETTAASGIKNVQGLPDRQIMLISSGQEAHRLGAQVLGGYIEQTGPQTGSPEQISDPGSEDAPLNYAYMIQWWLFAAAVPFGWWSLVRREIRDRKEAAAAETAPKAPDTPDTPEKPEETEPAAV; translated from the coding sequence GTGCACCGCTACCGCTTCCTGTTGTCCGTCCAGTGGGTGATCCTCACACTCGTCGCGATCGCGCTGATCCCGACGATGATCCGGCTCGGCTTCTGGCAGCAGCACCGGTACGAGGAGCGCACCGCGCGCAACAACCTGGTCTCCTCCGCGCTGCACGCGAGGCCGGTCCCGGTCGAGCAGCTGTCCTCTCCGGGACACGCCGTGACCCGCACCGAGAGGTACCGCACGGTCACCGCGACCGGCACCTTCGACACCGCCAGGCAGGAAGTGGTCCGGCGCCGGACCAACGCCGACGGCGAGGTCGGCTACCACGTGCTCACCCCGTTCGTCCTCACCGACGGCAAGGTGCTGCTCGTCAACCGCGGCTGGATCCCCGCGGACGGCGCCCAGACCGCCTTCCCGAAGATCCCCGCCCCGCCCGCCGGCAGGACCACCGTCACCGGGCGGCTCATGGCCGACGAGACGACCGCGGCGAGCGGCATCAAGAACGTCCAGGGCCTGCCCGACCGGCAGATCATGCTGATCAGCAGCGGGCAGGAGGCGCACCGGCTCGGCGCCCAGGTGCTCGGCGGATACATCGAGCAGACCGGGCCCCAGACGGGCTCCCCGGAGCAGATCTCCGACCCGGGCAGCGAGGACGCCCCGCTGAACTACGCGTACATGATCCAGTGGTGGCTGTTCGCCGCGGCCGTCCCGTTCGGCTGGTGGTCCCTGGTCCGGCGCGAGATCCGCGACCGGAAGGAAGCCGCGGCGGCCGAGACCGCGCCGAAGGCACCCGACACGCCCGACACGCCGGAGAAGCCCGAGGAGACGGAACCGGCCGCCGTGTGA
- a CDS encoding SDR family NAD(P)-dependent oxidoreductase, which yields MDLCTGQVAVVTGAASGIGLAIARRFAAEGLKVVLADVEEAALDKAAAGLRAEGADVYARVVDVGERAQVMELAEAVYDTYGAVHVLCNNAGVGSGAEGRMWEHDPNDWRWAFAVNVWGVFHGVQAFVPRMINSGQPGHVVNTSSGDGGIAPLPTASVYAVTKAAVVTLTESLYAHLKAEHACVDASVLFPGPHMLRTGLWESHRNRPARYAKQRPRRTPYRSLDQWEAAMRAAGKEVRFTPVEEVAELVVAGIRDGRFWLLPAGGHSDAQIRARARSMLDRANPSYLESFVLD from the coding sequence ATGGACCTGTGCACCGGACAGGTCGCCGTCGTCACGGGCGCGGCGAGCGGGATCGGGCTCGCGATAGCCCGGCGGTTCGCGGCCGAGGGTCTGAAGGTGGTCCTCGCCGACGTGGAGGAGGCCGCCCTCGACAAGGCCGCGGCCGGCCTGCGGGCCGAGGGCGCCGACGTGTACGCGCGCGTGGTCGACGTCGGCGAGCGCGCCCAGGTCATGGAGCTGGCCGAGGCGGTGTACGACACCTACGGCGCGGTGCACGTCCTGTGCAACAACGCGGGCGTCGGCTCCGGTGCCGAGGGCCGGATGTGGGAGCACGACCCGAACGACTGGCGTTGGGCGTTCGCCGTCAACGTGTGGGGCGTCTTCCACGGTGTCCAGGCGTTCGTTCCACGGATGATCAACTCGGGTCAACCCGGTCATGTCGTCAACACGTCCTCCGGCGACGGCGGGATCGCGCCGCTGCCGACCGCCTCCGTGTACGCGGTCACCAAGGCGGCCGTCGTCACCCTGACCGAGTCCCTGTACGCCCACCTGAAGGCCGAGCACGCGTGCGTGGACGCCTCGGTGCTCTTCCCGGGCCCGCACATGCTGCGCACCGGCCTGTGGGAGTCGCACCGCAACCGCCCGGCCCGCTATGCCAAACAGCGCCCGCGCCGCACCCCTTACCGCAGCCTCGACCAGTGGGAGGCGGCGATGCGCGCGGCCGGCAAGGAGGTCCGCTTCACGCCCGTCGAGGAGGTCGCCGAGCTGGTCGTGGCCGGCATCCGCGACGGCCGTTTCTGGCTGCTGCCGGCCGGCGGGCACAGCGACGCCCAGATCCGCGCGCGGGCCCGCTCGATGCTGGACCGGGCGAACCCGTCGTACCTCGAAAGCTTCGTCCTGGACTGA
- a CDS encoding Asp23/Gls24 family envelope stress response protein — protein MTDMTTTPEGDHEEPLPARKPTRRGTGDPAARGRTTIADGVVEKIAGLAARDVVGVHALGSGLARTFGAVRDRVPGGSKSVTRGVKAEVGEVQTALDLEIVVDYGVSITGVARAVRENVIAAVERMTGLEVVEVNIAVSDVKLPEEEDEEPEPRIQ, from the coding sequence ATGACCGACATGACGACGACCCCAGAGGGCGATCACGAGGAGCCGCTGCCGGCCCGCAAGCCCACCCGGCGGGGCACCGGCGACCCGGCGGCCCGCGGACGGACGACCATCGCCGACGGTGTCGTGGAGAAGATCGCCGGGCTCGCGGCCCGGGACGTGGTCGGCGTGCACGCCCTGGGCAGCGGGCTGGCCCGCACCTTCGGCGCCGTGCGCGACCGGGTGCCCGGCGGCTCCAAGTCGGTGACACGGGGCGTCAAGGCCGAGGTCGGCGAGGTGCAGACCGCGCTCGACCTGGAGATCGTCGTCGACTACGGCGTCTCGATCACCGGCGTCGCCCGCGCGGTGCGCGAGAACGTGATCGCCGCCGTGGAGCGCATGACCGGACTCGAGGTCGTCGAGGTCAACATCGCGGTGAGCGACGTCAAGCTGCCCGAGGAAGAGGACGAGGAGCCCGAGCCGCGGATCCAGTGA
- a CDS encoding DUF6286 domain-containing protein — protein MSEPPATTPTLDKAPPAAPAPARGSRRFWSPRRVPAAVVAVLLVAGAGLLLYDVAAVRAHRPAMHWRRALARQLAERQLDDTWVLAGAGVAVALGLWLVVLAATPGRRDLLPMRRPHPDVRAALRREAAALLLRDRALDVSGVRSVRVRMRRTKADVRAVSHFRDLDDVCADLALALEDAIRGLGLTRPPTLSLRVTRPGRKG, from the coding sequence ATGAGCGAGCCACCGGCGACCACCCCGACCCTCGACAAGGCCCCGCCCGCGGCCCCGGCCCCCGCCCGGGGCAGCCGCCGCTTCTGGTCGCCGCGCCGGGTGCCGGCCGCCGTCGTCGCCGTCCTGCTCGTGGCCGGCGCGGGCCTGCTGCTGTACGACGTCGCCGCCGTCCGCGCCCACCGGCCGGCGATGCACTGGCGCCGCGCGCTGGCCCGGCAGCTGGCCGAACGACAGCTGGACGACACCTGGGTACTGGCCGGCGCGGGAGTCGCCGTCGCCCTCGGCCTGTGGCTCGTCGTCCTCGCGGCCACACCCGGCCGGCGCGACCTGCTCCCGATGCGCCGCCCGCACCCCGACGTCCGTGCCGCGCTCCGGCGCGAGGCGGCGGCGCTGCTGCTGCGCGACCGCGCGCTGGACGTGTCGGGGGTCCGCTCGGTACGGGTGCGGATGCGCCGTACGAAGGCCGACGTCCGCGCCGTCTCGCACTTCCGTGACCTGGACGACGTATGCGCCGACCTGGCCCTCGCCCTCGAGGACGCGATCCGGGGCCTCGGCCTGACCCGGCCGCCCACGCTGTCGCTGCGGGTGACCCGGCCCGGGCGGAAGGGGTGA
- a CDS encoding Asp23/Gls24 family envelope stress response protein produces MSAETVAAHPHPPPVPPVPPGERGALRIADRVVAKIAAQAAREALPPLPADAAAPHATVVVLPGSRPGPSGGSTAEAARVRIHLELGYPCDIGAHCAAVRRQVAERVSALVDMEVPEVAVRIERLHPAPEPGAVHGRAR; encoded by the coding sequence GTGAGCGCCGAGACCGTGGCGGCGCACCCGCACCCGCCGCCGGTGCCGCCGGTGCCGCCGGGCGAGCGGGGTGCCCTGCGGATCGCCGACCGGGTCGTGGCCAAGATCGCCGCGCAGGCCGCCCGTGAGGCACTGCCGCCCCTGCCCGCCGACGCGGCCGCCCCGCACGCCACGGTCGTGGTGCTCCCCGGCTCCCGGCCCGGCCCGAGCGGGGGGAGCACCGCCGAGGCGGCCCGCGTCCGGATCCACCTCGAGCTGGGCTACCCCTGCGACATCGGCGCGCACTGTGCCGCCGTGCGTCGTCAAGTCGCCGAGCGGGTAAGCGCGTTGGTGGACATGGAGGTGCCCGAGGTCGCCGTCCGGATCGAGCGGCTGCATCCGGCACCGGAACCCGGCGCGGTCCATGGGAGGGCACGATGA
- a CDS encoding enoyl-CoA hydratase/isomerase family protein: MASADQDLAPVLDKDGVRLTVDDALATVTLTNPAKRNAQSPALWRALTEAGRLLPGSVRVVVLRGEGKSFSAGLDRQMFTPEGIPGEPNFIELARRDDAGLDASIAEFQQAFTWWRRNDIVSIAAVQGHAIGAGFQLALACDLRVVADDVQFAMRETSLGLVPDLTGTHPLVGLVGYARALEICATGRFVGAEESVASGLASIAVPGDQLDESVRDLAAALLAAPRDAVVETKALLRGACDRTYDEQRAAERAAQARRLRDLAGVGE, encoded by the coding sequence GACGCTGACCAACCCGGCCAAGCGCAACGCGCAGAGCCCCGCCCTGTGGCGGGCGCTCACCGAGGCCGGCCGGCTGCTGCCGGGCTCCGTCCGTGTCGTCGTGCTGCGCGGCGAGGGCAAGTCCTTCTCCGCCGGGCTGGACCGCCAGATGTTCACCCCGGAGGGGATCCCGGGCGAGCCGAACTTCATCGAACTCGCGCGCCGTGACGACGCCGGGCTCGACGCGAGCATCGCCGAGTTCCAGCAGGCGTTCACCTGGTGGCGGCGCAACGACATCGTGTCCATCGCCGCCGTCCAGGGACACGCCATCGGCGCCGGCTTCCAGCTCGCGCTCGCGTGCGACCTGCGGGTCGTCGCGGACGACGTGCAGTTCGCCATGCGCGAGACCAGCCTCGGTCTCGTACCCGACCTGACCGGCACACATCCGCTGGTCGGTCTCGTCGGGTACGCCCGCGCGCTCGAGATCTGCGCCACCGGACGGTTCGTCGGAGCCGAGGAGTCGGTGGCGTCCGGGCTGGCCAGTATCGCCGTGCCCGGCGATCAACTGGACGAGTCCGTACGGGACTTGGCCGCGGCGCTGCTGGCCGCGCCGCGGGATGCGGTGGTGGAGACCAAGGCGTTGCTGCGCGGCGCCTGCGACCGCACCTACGACGAGCAGCGTGCGGCCGAGCGGGCTGCTCAGGCGCGCCGGCTGCGGGATCTGGCCGGCGTCGGGGAATGA
- a CDS encoding SDR family oxidoreductase, which translates to MDLGLKDRVYVVTGATRGLGNAAARELVADGAKVVISGRDGKRVADAAAELGPNALGVAVDNSDAQAPEQLVAAAREHFGGFDGVLVSVGGPPPGFVADNTDEQWRDAFESVFLGAVRIARAAAAELEPGGVIGFVLSGSVHEPIPALTISNGLRPGLAGFAKSLADELGPRGIRVLGLLPARIDTDRVRELDGLSADPEATRAANEARIPLRRYGAPEEFGRVAAFLLSPAASYLTGIMVPVDGGMRHGF; encoded by the coding sequence ATGGATCTTGGACTGAAGGACCGGGTGTACGTCGTCACCGGGGCGACGCGCGGGCTGGGCAACGCCGCCGCGCGGGAACTCGTCGCCGACGGGGCGAAGGTCGTGATCAGCGGCCGGGACGGCAAGCGGGTCGCCGACGCCGCCGCCGAACTGGGCCCGAACGCGCTGGGCGTGGCCGTGGACAACTCCGACGCGCAGGCTCCGGAGCAACTGGTCGCGGCCGCCCGTGAGCACTTCGGCGGCTTCGACGGCGTGCTGGTGAGCGTGGGCGGCCCGCCGCCCGGGTTCGTCGCGGACAACACCGACGAGCAGTGGCGCGACGCGTTCGAGTCGGTGTTCCTCGGCGCGGTGCGGATCGCGCGGGCGGCGGCGGCCGAGCTGGAGCCGGGCGGGGTGATCGGGTTCGTGCTGTCCGGCTCGGTGCACGAGCCGATCCCCGCGCTGACCATCTCCAACGGGCTGCGGCCGGGGCTCGCCGGGTTCGCCAAGTCGCTCGCCGACGAGCTGGGGCCGCGCGGGATCCGGGTGCTGGGGCTGCTGCCTGCCCGCATCGACACGGACCGCGTGCGCGAGCTGGACGGGCTGTCCGCCGACCCCGAGGCCACTCGGGCCGCGAACGAGGCCCGGATTCCGTTGCGGCGGTACGGGGCACCGGAGGAGTTCGGCCGGGTTGCGGCGTTCCTGCTGTCTCCGGCGGCTTCCTATCTGACCGGGATCATGGTGCCGGTGGACGGGGGCATGCGGCACGGGTTCTAG